From one Leptospira stimsonii genomic stretch:
- a CDS encoding ATP-binding protein translates to MNLNPEIFICSIFLFLSSLLLWLSSTTYVNLEKRDRAATFTICILISASALFGFFSWIGEFGLLQVSEYPAVFFFPGIFGLILIPFGWFFIILWFVGFLKQKRIYRFIFQILILIQVIAYIFFIYWARRFDSNLSLFNFWNAVPFEFRLSYIFYILVCILIPIVALKTFRISKQILPEIARKKAVPYLSSISFLLFGVLILVFFLFLGKGLGISEDPVLEMQKRPVLFYGFLIGIQLFITAAILVLGKALISYEVFTGRILPKMSLKREWRNATLGFLGLSGIYTFLAFLKIQKIELFLCTSYVYIVSRTYLLKRNKDLRLTENSILRSIMVPDEVSKIPTEEEGNIQVRFQKSFEILCSKILETSKAFFVNENRIPFIPDLFLQFPNQTDSANNVEFKYSNIIFEKNDIAYLSDENIFGYVLCIKVENDHSGNGFLFLGQKVDGGLYAEEEIEIAKAAVAWMLNSLFVESNSQTLSSLQRKHMEEQRIADYRTRQILHDEILPDIHSSILELSKISSIQVISEQIQLLTDLHKKVSGFLRELPDTSLEIQRLGLIDALIRLTGSEFETSWFEWEYDPILKKNFPIKKPEILEILFYAGREAIRNAVRYSGEANDKKVSISFQKREGILIQIRNKILKKEASLLESAGQGLRIHSALLKVFGGYLTLEFLNTTDAVIEIFLPLQK, encoded by the coding sequence TTGAATCTTAACCCTGAAATTTTTATCTGTTCCATTTTCCTCTTTCTCTCTTCTCTTTTACTTTGGCTTTCATCTACGACCTACGTAAATTTGGAAAAAAGGGACCGAGCGGCGACCTTCACCATTTGTATTTTGATTTCCGCTTCGGCTCTATTCGGATTTTTTTCATGGATTGGAGAATTCGGCTTATTACAAGTTTCTGAATATCCGGCCGTTTTCTTTTTTCCGGGAATCTTCGGCTTGATTCTCATCCCCTTTGGATGGTTTTTTATCATCCTCTGGTTCGTAGGTTTTCTAAAACAAAAAAGAATCTATCGATTTATTTTCCAAATCCTGATACTCATACAAGTTATCGCTTATATATTCTTTATTTATTGGGCAAGAAGATTCGATTCGAACCTATCTTTATTCAATTTTTGGAATGCAGTTCCGTTCGAGTTCCGTTTATCGTATATTTTTTACATTCTGGTTTGTATTTTGATTCCGATCGTCGCCCTAAAAACCTTTCGGATTTCAAAGCAGATATTACCTGAAATCGCAAGAAAAAAAGCGGTTCCGTATTTGAGTTCCATCTCTTTTTTGCTCTTTGGAGTCTTGATTTTAGTCTTCTTTTTGTTTTTAGGGAAAGGACTTGGGATTTCCGAAGATCCAGTTTTAGAAATGCAAAAACGGCCCGTTCTATTTTACGGTTTTCTAATAGGAATTCAACTATTTATCACGGCCGCGATTTTGGTCTTAGGGAAGGCTTTGATTTCATACGAGGTATTTACGGGAAGAATTCTTCCTAAGATGAGTTTAAAACGAGAATGGAGAAATGCAACTTTAGGATTTCTCGGGCTTTCCGGAATTTACACATTCTTAGCGTTCCTAAAAATTCAAAAAATCGAACTCTTTCTCTGCACATCTTATGTTTACATCGTTTCACGAACCTATCTTCTCAAAAGGAATAAGGATCTTCGATTGACGGAGAATTCTATTCTAAGATCGATAATGGTTCCGGACGAAGTTTCAAAAATTCCGACAGAAGAGGAAGGAAACATTCAGGTACGATTCCAAAAATCCTTCGAAATCTTATGTTCAAAAATTTTAGAAACCTCGAAGGCATTTTTCGTAAACGAGAACAGAATTCCGTTTATACCAGACCTTTTTTTGCAATTCCCGAATCAAACTGATTCTGCAAATAATGTTGAATTCAAATATTCTAATATTATCTTCGAAAAGAACGATATCGCTTATCTAAGCGATGAAAATATTTTCGGCTACGTTCTCTGTATTAAAGTAGAAAACGATCACTCAGGAAACGGTTTTTTATTTTTAGGACAAAAAGTGGACGGTGGCCTCTACGCAGAGGAAGAAATCGAAATCGCCAAAGCCGCCGTCGCCTGGATGTTAAATTCCCTTTTTGTAGAAAGCAACTCTCAAACCTTAAGCTCGTTACAAAGAAAGCATATGGAAGAACAAAGAATCGCCGATTACAGAACGAGACAGATCCTCCACGACGAAATTCTTCCAGACATCCATTCTTCTATATTAGAATTATCGAAAATATCGAGTATTCAAGTGATATCGGAACAAATTCAACTCTTAACGGATCTTCATAAAAAGGTTTCCGGTTTTTTAAGGGAATTACCCGACACAAGTTTGGAAATTCAAAGACTCGGTTTGATTGATGCTCTTATTCGACTAACGGGTTCAGAATTTGAGACTTCTTGGTTTGAGTGGGAATACGATCCCATACTCAAAAAGAATTTTCCGATAAAAAAACCTGAAATCCTAGAAATTCTTTTTTACGCGGGTAGAGAAGCGATTCGAAATGCCGTTCGTTATTCGGGTGAAGCAAACGATAAGAAGGTTTCGATCTCTTTTCAAAAGAGGGAAGGAATTCTGATTCAAATCCGAAACAAAATTTTAAAAAAGGAAGCAAGCCTTCTTGAATCAGCGGGACAAGGACTTCGAATCCACAGCGCCCTTTTAAAAGTTTTCGGAGGTTATCTTACATTAGAATTTTTGAATACAACGGATGCCGTAATCGAGATATTTCTTCCTCTTCAAAAATAG
- a CDS encoding response regulator transcription factor has product MNSNPLQLFIVEDNEKLRKAIIAGLKETGKFKIVHEGATGEEAIDVALKKDFDVILIDVRLAGTLNGIETVVAIRKEFPRKPVVIYSIQDSDEYFRTFRKSGILSHYAYVRKSNYLLPQMIVPLIQLAYEGKSFIDPEIESRIVEVKDRDDNSPMAILEPNERTVARMLAAGQSNEQIAARLGFKDKRTISRINGQIYAAWDLNESNSDEKVARTRAALIVRENRFLQWEEDGSAYYKNGSGEWIRWETNIES; this is encoded by the coding sequence ATGAATTCAAACCCGCTACAGCTATTTATTGTCGAGGACAACGAGAAGTTAAGAAAAGCGATCATTGCCGGTTTAAAAGAGACTGGCAAATTTAAAATCGTTCACGAAGGAGCAACCGGAGAAGAAGCGATCGATGTCGCTTTAAAAAAGGATTTCGACGTGATCCTGATCGACGTACGATTAGCAGGAACGTTAAACGGTATCGAAACCGTAGTCGCAATCCGAAAGGAATTTCCGAGAAAGCCGGTCGTTATCTATTCCATTCAAGACAGCGACGAATACTTCCGTACTTTCCGCAAGTCTGGAATTTTGAGCCATTATGCCTATGTCCGTAAATCGAATTATCTTCTGCCACAGATGATCGTTCCTCTCATTCAACTCGCTTACGAAGGTAAGAGCTTTATCGATCCAGAAATAGAATCTCGAATCGTAGAAGTCAAGGATCGAGACGATAATTCTCCGATGGCGATTTTAGAGCCGAACGAAAGAACCGTAGCAAGGATGTTAGCCGCCGGACAAAGCAACGAACAAATCGCCGCTCGTCTCGGCTTCAAGGATAAACGTACGATCAGCAGAATCAACGGACAAATCTATGCGGCTTGGGACCTAAACGAATCAAACTCGGATGAAAAAGTAGCAAGAACGAGAGCGGCGCTAATCGTACGGGAAAATCGTTTTCTCCAATGGGAAGAAGACGGAAGTGCGTATTACAAAAACGGGTCGGGAGAATGGATCCGATGGGAAACCAACATTGAATCTTAA
- a CDS encoding sugar transferase: MKRIIEVTLSSFALAIFLPVLVAVSLIILIFDGRPIFFAQERIGIGRRPFRILKFRTMKDGEVTNLGNLLRITGIDELPQIWNILKGDMGIVGPRPLTQFDIDRLGWNRKFYDRRWSVLPGITGLSQLYAGMGSRVSFCLDRSYLNNGSFGVDVRIVLLTFVINVFGKKRIREKLKLSLQRRKGIVRWKPWREHFLRNESRPLPKIDSQILELNPNEMRSIAYSLAIFQLGEAGEGKIAKQIDKTILFGIDDFYREALKLFVKEEGRHARILGECVRALKGELIESNWTERLFHFGRRLLGVRLKLMVLLAAEVIGICFYKKLADKIPNGFVKSALLEVVKDEEKHLKFHSDFFRIRVRNYFTKILFRVLWRLISFAACVTVILDHRKTFKVLGISNWNTFQKFHGIARSTEDFILDGLHWKLSGGRFPLLDP; this comes from the coding sequence ATGAAAAGAATCATTGAAGTCACACTTTCCTCCTTTGCTCTCGCGATTTTTTTGCCCGTTCTTGTCGCTGTGAGTTTAATCATCTTAATTTTCGATGGTCGACCGATTTTCTTCGCGCAAGAGCGAATCGGAATCGGAAGAAGGCCGTTTCGAATTCTCAAATTCAGAACGATGAAAGACGGAGAGGTTACAAATCTCGGAAATCTACTCCGAATCACGGGCATAGACGAATTACCGCAGATCTGGAATATTCTCAAAGGCGATATGGGAATCGTTGGTCCGAGACCTTTGACTCAATTCGATATTGATCGTTTAGGTTGGAATCGGAAATTCTACGATCGACGTTGGTCGGTTCTTCCCGGTATCACTGGGTTATCACAATTGTATGCAGGAATGGGATCTCGAGTCTCCTTTTGTTTAGATCGTTCTTACTTGAATAACGGAAGCTTCGGGGTGGATGTTCGAATTGTCCTTTTAACGTTTGTGATAAACGTATTCGGAAAAAAAAGAATTCGGGAAAAACTCAAATTATCTCTTCAGAGGCGAAAAGGGATCGTTCGTTGGAAACCATGGAGAGAACATTTTTTACGGAATGAAAGTCGCCCGTTGCCGAAAATCGATTCGCAAATTTTAGAGTTGAATCCGAATGAAATGAGGTCGATCGCCTATTCTCTCGCAATATTCCAATTAGGTGAAGCAGGGGAGGGAAAAATCGCAAAACAAATCGATAAAACAATATTGTTCGGAATCGACGACTTTTATCGGGAAGCGTTAAAACTTTTCGTAAAAGAAGAAGGAAGACATGCAAGAATTTTGGGAGAATGCGTTCGCGCTCTCAAAGGAGAATTGATCGAATCCAATTGGACGGAACGCTTGTTCCATTTCGGGAGAAGGCTTCTTGGAGTCCGTCTGAAACTCATGGTCTTGCTGGCCGCTGAGGTGATTGGAATCTGTTTCTATAAAAAGCTTGCGGATAAGATTCCAAACGGATTTGTGAAGTCGGCCTTATTGGAAGTAGTGAAGGACGAAGAAAAGCATTTAAAATTTCATAGCGACTTTTTCAGGATTCGAGTTCGAAATTATTTCACAAAAATTCTCTTTCGAGTCCTCTGGAGATTGATCTCGTTCGCGGCCTGCGTAACGGTGATTTTGGATCACAGAAAGACTTTTAAAGTTTTAGGAATCTCGAACTGGAACACGTTCCAGAAATTTCACGGGATAGCAAGGTCAACGGAAGATTTTATACTCGATGGTCTCCACTGGAAGTTATCTGGAGGCCGTTTTCCACTCTTAGATCCATAG
- a CDS encoding prohibitin family protein, translating to MEQWIALFKKHWLKGVGLILLLIVNPIVCIGPGHRGVVTNLGSVSDRILGEGINFVAPILQSVKSIDVRIQKVEANSTAPSSDLQEIHTMITLTYHLSPNQVNKLYQEIGMDYEETIIVPAILETMKHVTAQFTASDLVIKRETVSQKIHDLLHTKLGKFYILVDEVSMKDFEFSKTFSESIELKQKAEQDALRAKNELERVKIEAEQQIVNARAEAETLRLKSQQITPMMVEMERIKKWDGKYPDTYLGSGANTLFQIK from the coding sequence ATGGAACAGTGGATTGCGCTTTTTAAAAAACATTGGCTCAAAGGAGTCGGTCTGATTTTACTTCTGATCGTAAATCCGATCGTTTGTATCGGACCAGGTCACAGAGGTGTTGTAACCAATCTAGGGTCTGTTTCGGATCGAATTCTCGGAGAGGGAATTAACTTTGTCGCTCCGATTCTCCAATCGGTAAAAAGTATCGACGTAAGAATTCAGAAGGTGGAGGCGAATTCAACTGCCCCATCCAGCGATTTGCAGGAGATTCATACGATGATCACACTCACGTATCATCTTTCTCCGAACCAAGTGAATAAACTATATCAGGAAATTGGAATGGATTACGAAGAAACGATTATCGTCCCCGCGATTCTCGAAACGATGAAACACGTAACAGCTCAGTTTACGGCTTCGGATCTTGTGATCAAAAGAGAAACGGTTTCGCAGAAGATTCACGATCTTCTTCACACAAAATTAGGTAAATTTTATATTCTTGTTGATGAAGTATCCATGAAGGATTTTGAATTTTCTAAAACGTTTTCGGAATCGATCGAATTAAAACAAAAAGCGGAACAAGATGCGCTTCGCGCGAAGAACGAATTGGAAAGGGTGAAGATCGAAGCGGAACAACAAATCGTAAACGCAAGAGCCGAAGCGGAAACCTTAAGACTGAAGTCGCAACAGATCACGCCGATGATGGTCGAAATGGAAAGAATCAAAAAATGGGACGGTAAATATCCGGACACATATCTGGGTAGTGGTGCGAATACCTTATTTCAAATTAAGTAG
- a CDS encoding SAM-dependent methyltransferase, with amino-acid sequence MNDLDYYENPEYQNFLISSKRRELTPPEVVFKHFTFKEVNHLVDFGMGLGFFTLELKKQLPKEAWIWGGECQQELIDEILHWKNRDEISNFTPFFIEKSDHPLLPEWIPTPDAVFASLVLSTFPDPGLAMDGLIRSMRKGGKLIVLDWVKNEFTIGPKINDKISLDKMKFLAELYHLDIVKNVRISEHVYGLEVIAGKDFEYGFYDLKEEEDTTDEFIRS; translated from the coding sequence ATGAACGACCTGGATTACTATGAAAACCCCGAGTATCAGAACTTTCTGATTTCGAGTAAACGACGGGAACTTACTCCGCCCGAAGTCGTCTTCAAACATTTTACTTTTAAGGAAGTGAATCATCTCGTCGATTTCGGAATGGGTCTTGGTTTTTTTACTTTAGAACTGAAAAAACAACTTCCGAAAGAAGCTTGGATTTGGGGCGGGGAGTGTCAGCAGGAACTCATCGATGAAATTCTTCATTGGAAGAATCGAGACGAGATATCAAACTTCACACCGTTCTTTATCGAAAAATCGGACCATCCGCTTTTGCCGGAATGGATACCAACGCCCGACGCAGTGTTCGCCTCCCTGGTTTTATCCACGTTTCCCGATCCCGGTCTCGCAATGGATGGACTCATTCGTTCGATGAGAAAGGGCGGAAAACTCATCGTCTTAGATTGGGTAAAAAATGAATTTACGATCGGTCCGAAGATAAACGATAAAATTTCTTTGGACAAGATGAAATTCTTAGCAGAGCTATATCATCTTGATATCGTTAAGAATGTAAGAATTTCCGAACACGTCTACGGTTTAGAAGTAATAGCGGGAAAAGATTTTGAATACGGCTTTTACGATCTAAAGGAAGAAGAAGACACAACGGACGAATTTATCCGGTCTTAA